A region from the Deinococcus sp. KSM4-11 genome encodes:
- a CDS encoding tRNA (adenine(22)-N(1))-methyltransferase TrmK, giving the protein MPVLDDRLEAACTLIRAPVHADIGSDHAALPIELVRRGHVRQAIIVELSAGPLEVARQAVIRAGLEDRIEVRAGNGLAPLRPGEVDSVSLTGLGARTMLGILDRAGETLPPALILQPNDAPHLLREWALGQGFHLRAECLAPGFWTYPVLRFERQGGIDPAYDGLPSSAAMRYGPHLLRTADPLLLAQVRADVQRLARVALPGRPAWADLGVAHEALTWISDAIQ; this is encoded by the coding sequence ATGCCCGTCCTTGACGACCGGCTGGAGGCCGCCTGCACCCTGATCCGCGCGCCTGTCCATGCCGATATCGGCAGCGACCACGCTGCCCTGCCCATCGAACTCGTCCGGCGCGGTCACGTGCGGCAGGCGATCATCGTGGAGCTTAGCGCCGGCCCGCTGGAGGTCGCCCGGCAGGCCGTGATCCGTGCTGGGCTGGAAGACCGGATCGAGGTGCGCGCCGGGAACGGGCTGGCCCCCCTGCGTCCCGGTGAGGTCGACAGCGTCAGCCTGACTGGTCTGGGCGCCCGCACCATGCTGGGCATCCTGGACAGGGCAGGGGAGACCCTGCCGCCCGCCCTGATTCTCCAGCCGAACGACGCTCCCCATCTGCTGCGCGAGTGGGCCCTGGGCCAGGGCTTTCACCTGCGCGCCGAGTGCCTGGCCCCCGGCTTCTGGACCTACCCAGTGCTGCGCTTCGAGCGCCAAGGAGGGATCGACCCAGCGTACGACGGTCTGCCCAGCAGCGCAGCCATGAGGTACGGTCCGCACCTGCTGCGCACCGCCGATCCGCTGCTTCTGGCACAGGTGCGGGCCGACGTACAACGACTCGCGCGGGTGGCCCTGCCGGGTCGGCCAGCGTGGGCGGATCTGGGAGTTGCCCACGAGGC
- a CDS encoding YqhA family protein, with amino-acid sequence MARDPDPKTHLGRTRSVTLAGAFGFTRLIVELGVLSSFAFSLALFIAAIVQAYETIRQALGHLGDPHTTKTLIIAAVEQADTLLVGMALLIISFGLQALFVGRLQNVPAWLHIDSFDDLKQKLIGIVIVALAVNFFSVALEWKAGSDILVYGAAISAVIIAVGTYSVILSRQGTSRDGAHSDVPGDDARP; translated from the coding sequence ATGGCCCGCGATCCCGACCCCAAGACCCACCTGGGCCGCACCCGCTCGGTCACACTCGCCGGAGCGTTCGGGTTTACGCGCCTGATCGTGGAACTCGGCGTCCTGAGTTCCTTCGCGTTCAGCCTCGCCCTGTTCATCGCGGCCATCGTGCAGGCCTACGAGACGATCCGCCAGGCGCTCGGCCACCTGGGCGACCCGCACACCACCAAGACCCTGATCATCGCGGCGGTCGAGCAGGCCGACACCCTGCTGGTCGGCATGGCCCTGCTGATCATCTCCTTCGGCCTGCAAGCTCTGTTCGTGGGCCGTCTCCAGAATGTGCCCGCGTGGCTGCACATCGACTCCTTCGACGACCTGAAACAGAAGCTGATCGGCATCGTGATCGTGGCCCTGGCCGTGAATTTCTTCAGCGTGGCGCTGGAGTGGAAGGCCGGGTCGGACATCCTGGTGTACGGCGCGGCCATCTCGGCGGTGATCATCGCCGTGGGCACGTACTCCGTGATCCTCAGCCGCCAGGGCACGTCGCGGGATGGAGCGCACAGCGACGTGCCCGGTGACGATGCCCGTCCTTGA